In one Acidimicrobiales bacterium genomic region, the following are encoded:
- the hisS gene encoding histidine--tRNA ligase, which produces MTRFQAPSGTRDILPPESGRLEEVVARFARVVELAGYGLVVSPLFEDVGVFRRGMGESSEIVRKEMYEFEDKGGRLLALRPEGTAPVVRAFIEHQPPTVWKAWYVTPAFRYERPQAGRYRQHHQLGVEAIGSADPDLDVEVIALLAGFFSSLGLERVELRVSSMGDGACLPAYRTALRSYLAAHEGALCAEHAARYRENPLRVLDCKRPSCRQVREGAPRLRHALCEPCAAHLARVCAGLDALGIAYKEDDFLVRGFDYYTRTTFEFSSLALEAAQDAIGGGGRYDGLAELLGGRPTPGIGFASGIERLLLACDAEGVLPSRPSPVTVFVADVAGGSVARDLTHELRRAGIGCERAFDGRSLKAQLRLADRAGARLALIVGPEEAAAGAVTLRVLRGPQAGHQERLARSGLAEAVAAWLA; this is translated from the coding sequence GTGACGCGCTTCCAGGCGCCGTCGGGCACCCGCGACATCCTCCCGCCCGAGAGCGGGCGCCTCGAGGAGGTCGTCGCGCGCTTCGCACGGGTCGTGGAGCTGGCCGGCTACGGCCTCGTCGTCTCCCCGCTCTTCGAGGACGTCGGCGTCTTCCGCCGCGGCATGGGCGAGTCGTCGGAGATCGTGCGGAAGGAGATGTACGAGTTCGAGGACAAGGGGGGTCGCCTCCTCGCGCTGCGGCCCGAGGGAACCGCCCCCGTCGTGCGGGCCTTCATCGAGCACCAGCCGCCCACGGTGTGGAAGGCGTGGTACGTGACGCCCGCGTTCCGCTACGAGCGCCCCCAGGCCGGCCGCTACCGTCAGCACCACCAGCTCGGCGTGGAGGCGATCGGGAGCGCGGACCCCGACCTCGACGTCGAGGTGATCGCGCTCCTCGCCGGCTTCTTCTCCTCGCTCGGGCTCGAGCGCGTCGAGCTGCGCGTGAGCTCGATGGGCGACGGCGCGTGCCTGCCCGCCTACCGGACGGCGCTGCGGTCGTACCTCGCGGCGCACGAGGGGGCGCTGTGCGCGGAGCACGCCGCGCGCTATCGCGAGAACCCGCTGCGCGTCCTCGACTGCAAGCGCCCGAGCTGCAGGCAGGTTCGCGAGGGCGCGCCGCGGCTGCGCCACGCCCTGTGCGAGCCCTGTGCAGCGCACCTGGCCCGCGTCTGCGCAGGGCTCGACGCCCTCGGCATCGCCTACAAGGAGGACGACTTCCTCGTGCGCGGCTTCGACTACTACACGCGCACCACCTTCGAGTTCTCGAGCCTCGCCCTCGAGGCGGCCCAGGACGCCATCGGGGGCGGCGGCCGCTACGACGGGCTCGCGGAGCTGCTCGGCGGCAGGCCGACGCCGGGGATCGGGTTCGCGAGCGGCATCGAGCGCCTCCTGCTCGCGTGCGACGCAGAGGGGGTGCTGCCCTCCCGCCCGTCCCCGGTCACGGTGTTCGTGGCCGACGTGGCGGGAGGCTCGGTGGCGCGCGACCTCACGCACGAGCTGCGCCGGGCGGGGATCGGCTGCGAGCGCGCCTTCGACGGCCGTTCCCTCAAGGCGCAGCTGCGGCTGGCCGATCGCGCCGGGGCGCGCCTCGCGCTCATCGTCGGGCCGGAGGAGGCCGCGGCGGGGGCGGTGACGCTGCGGGTGCTGCGTGGCCCGCAGGCAGGCCACCAGGAGCGTCTGGCGCGCAGCGGCCTCGCCGAGGCGGTGGCCGCGTGGCTGGCATGA
- the aspS gene encoding aspartate--tRNA ligase, with amino-acid sequence MSAPGPVARGLRSAYCGTLRAEDVGRAVTVCGWVARRRAHGEHLVFLDVRDHTGVVQCVVDGAHALRAEYVVRVTGTVRRRPAGTENPALPTGEVELADCEVEVLSPAEPLPFSLDARAETDEALRLRYRFLDLRTERLQRNLRLRARVNAALRAAMERQGFVEVETPLLWTPTPEGAREFAVPSRLQPGSFYVLPQSPQLAKQLAMVGGIDRYYQIARCLRDEDLRADRQFEFTQLDVEASFVGQEDIWAFVGEAVLAATEAATGEPPPPIERLTWLEALDRYGTDKPDLRFSMTLVDLTAVLASTQLRALRAPAVKAIRVEKAGDLARSRLDALTNRARSLGAEGLVWLRAVESDGRVDLDAPVARHLSRAERDGIIAETGALAGDLVLVVAGEHRRACEVLGQLRLDLGRPPIGEGPLRFCWVVDFPLFEGLDEQGRPVAAHHPFTMPHPDDLDALEDDPLSVRAQSYDLVLNGWELGSGSMRIHRADVQRRVFAALGVGEEEAERRFGFLLEAFRYGAPPHGGFAVGLDRLVALLAGEENIREVIAFPKTGSGADLMTGAPKPLGERELAELSLRVVTGRRPPG; translated from the coding sequence ATGAGCGCGCCCGGCCCCGTCGCGCGCGGCCTGCGCAGCGCCTACTGCGGGACGCTGCGCGCCGAGGACGTCGGGCGCGCGGTGACCGTGTGCGGGTGGGTGGCCCGCCGGCGCGCGCACGGCGAGCACCTCGTCTTCCTCGACGTGCGCGACCACACCGGCGTCGTCCAGTGCGTCGTCGACGGCGCGCACGCGCTGCGCGCCGAGTACGTCGTGCGCGTGACCGGCACCGTGCGTCGCCGGCCTGCCGGCACGGAGAACCCGGCGCTGCCGACGGGCGAGGTGGAGCTCGCCGACTGCGAGGTCGAGGTCCTCTCGCCGGCCGAGCCGCTGCCGTTCAGCCTCGACGCGCGGGCCGAGACCGACGAGGCGCTCCGCCTGCGCTACCGCTTCCTCGACCTGCGCACCGAGCGGCTGCAGAGGAACCTCCGCCTGCGTGCCCGGGTCAACGCGGCCCTGCGCGCCGCGATGGAGCGCCAGGGCTTCGTCGAGGTCGAGACGCCGCTCCTGTGGACGCCGACCCCCGAGGGGGCGCGTGAGTTCGCCGTGCCCTCGAGGCTTCAGCCCGGCTCGTTCTACGTCCTGCCGCAGAGCCCGCAGCTCGCGAAGCAGCTGGCGATGGTGGGCGGGATCGACCGCTACTACCAGATCGCCCGCTGCCTGCGCGACGAGGACCTGCGGGCCGACCGGCAGTTCGAGTTCACCCAGCTCGACGTCGAGGCGTCCTTCGTCGGCCAGGAGGACATCTGGGCGTTCGTCGGTGAGGCGGTGCTCGCCGCGACGGAGGCCGCGACCGGCGAGCCGCCACCACCGATCGAGAGGCTGACGTGGCTCGAGGCGCTCGACCGCTACGGCACCGACAAGCCCGACCTCCGGTTCTCGATGACCCTCGTCGACCTGACCGCCGTGCTCGCGTCGACGCAGCTGCGAGCGCTGCGCGCGCCCGCCGTGAAGGCGATCCGCGTGGAGAAGGCGGGCGACCTCGCCCGGTCGCGCCTCGACGCGCTCACGAACCGGGCGCGCTCGCTCGGCGCCGAGGGTCTCGTGTGGCTGCGCGCCGTCGAGTCGGACGGGCGGGTCGACCTCGACGCGCCGGTCGCGAGGCACCTGAGCCGCGCCGAGCGCGACGGGATCATCGCCGAGACGGGCGCGCTCGCCGGCGACCTCGTCCTCGTCGTCGCGGGCGAGCACCGGCGTGCCTGCGAGGTGCTCGGCCAGCTGCGCCTCGATCTCGGCCGTCCGCCGATCGGCGAGGGGCCGCTGCGGTTCTGCTGGGTGGTCGACTTCCCGCTGTTCGAGGGCCTCGACGAGCAGGGTCGGCCGGTGGCCGCCCACCATCCGTTCACGATGCCGCACCCGGACGACCTCGACGCGCTCGAGGACGACCCGCTGTCGGTGCGCGCGCAGTCCTACGACCTCGTGCTGAACGGCTGGGAGCTCGGCTCGGGGAGCATGCGGATCCACCGCGCCGACGTCCAGCGGCGGGTCTTCGCCGCGCTCGGCGTGGGCGAGGAGGAGGCCGAGCGCCGTTTCGGCTTCCTCCTCGAGGCCTTCCGCTACGGCGCTCCGCCGCACGGCGGCTTCGCGGTCGGCCTCGACCGGCTCGTCGCGCTCCTCGCCGGGGAGGAGAACATCCGCGAGGTCATCGCCTTCCCGAAGACGGGGTCGGGTGCGGACCTCATGACCGGGGCGCCCAAGCCGCTCGGCGAGCGCGAGCTCGCCGAGCTGTCCCTCCGGGTCGTCACGGGCCGGCGCCCGCCGGGCTGA
- a CDS encoding replication-associated recombination protein A encodes MTGSPDLFDAAAEAELARRGPLATRLRPRRLDEVVGQRHLLAEGAPLRALIEADRLGSAVFFGPPGSGKTTVAELAARASEKAFVSMSAVSAGVREVREVLERARHRLGAEGRGTILFLDEVHHFSRAQQDALLPGVEAGTVVLVGATTENPFFSLAAPLLSRATLWRFEPLGLEDVRELIGRALACEGAEMTPEACERCARLAGGDGRAALTTVEVAVAVAASRGRRVVEVADVEAARQTRVLGHGRDEHYDLTSAFVKSIRGSDPDAALYWLARLLAAGEDPRFVARRLVIAASEEVGMADPSALVVAVAAATAVERVGLPEGALGLAQATVHLASAPKSNRCAAALWAAQADVASGPLAPVPARLRDAHYAGAAALGHGVGYEYPHDDPRGYVPAAHLPEALAGRRYYVPSPHGAEAEVAERLERLREGAPDRVVEEGR; translated from the coding sequence GTGACGGGCTCGCCCGACCTGTTCGACGCGGCCGCCGAGGCCGAGCTGGCGCGGCGTGGGCCACTCGCCACCCGCCTCCGCCCGCGTCGCCTCGACGAGGTCGTCGGCCAGCGGCACCTGCTCGCCGAGGGCGCGCCGCTGCGCGCGCTCATCGAGGCGGACCGCCTCGGCTCGGCGGTCTTCTTCGGTCCCCCCGGGAGCGGCAAGACGACCGTCGCCGAACTCGCGGCGCGCGCGAGCGAGAAGGCCTTCGTGTCGATGTCGGCGGTGAGCGCCGGCGTGCGCGAGGTGCGCGAGGTGCTCGAGCGCGCACGGCACCGGCTCGGCGCGGAGGGGCGCGGCACGATCCTGTTCCTCGACGAGGTCCACCACTTCAGCCGCGCCCAGCAGGACGCCCTGCTGCCGGGGGTCGAGGCCGGCACCGTCGTGCTCGTCGGGGCGACGACGGAGAACCCGTTCTTCAGCCTCGCGGCGCCGCTGCTGTCGCGCGCGACGCTGTGGCGCTTCGAGCCGCTCGGCCTCGAGGACGTGCGCGAGCTCATCGGGCGTGCGCTCGCCTGCGAGGGCGCCGAGATGACCCCCGAGGCGTGCGAGCGCTGCGCCCGCCTCGCCGGAGGCGACGGGCGCGCCGCGCTCACGACCGTCGAGGTGGCCGTCGCCGTGGCGGCGAGCCGCGGTCGGCGGGTCGTCGAGGTCGCGGACGTCGAGGCGGCACGCCAGACGCGCGTGCTGGGCCACGGGCGCGACGAGCACTACGACCTGACGAGCGCCTTCGTCAAGTCGATCCGGGGCTCGGACCCCGACGCCGCCCTCTACTGGCTGGCGCGCCTGCTCGCCGCGGGCGAGGACCCACGCTTCGTCGCACGCCGCCTCGTCATCGCGGCGAGCGAGGAGGTCGGCATGGCGGACCCGAGCGCGCTCGTCGTCGCGGTCGCCGCCGCGACGGCGGTGGAGCGCGTCGGGCTCCCGGAGGGCGCCCTCGGTCTCGCGCAGGCGACCGTGCACCTCGCCAGCGCGCCGAAGTCGAACCGGTGCGCGGCGGCGCTGTGGGCCGCCCAGGCAGACGTGGCGAGCGGTCCGCTCGCGCCGGTACCGGCGAGGCTGCGGGACGCGCACTACGCGGGCGCGGCGGCGCTCGGCCACGGCGTCGGCTACGAGTATCCTCACGACGACCCCCGGGGGTACGTCCCCGCAGCCCACCTGCCAGAGGCGCTCGCCGGTCGCCGCTACTACGTCCCGTCGCCCCACGGCGCCGAGGCCGAGGTCGCCGAGCGGCTCGAGCGGCTGCGCGAGGGCGCGCCGGACCGGGTCGTGGAGGAGGGCCGATGA
- the alaS gene encoding alanine--tRNA ligase, with protein sequence MKDAAGLREAFTRFFVERGHAALPAAGLIPHDPSILFTIAGMVPFKPYFEGSVPPPVPRATTIQPCFRTVDIELVGTTARHSTFFEMLGNFSFGDYFKEDAIAYAAQFVGDVLGLEQERLWVTVHESDEDAAAIWHDVAGIPLERIQAMGEDNFWRMGETGPCGPCSEIYFDKGEAFGEGGGPAKGGPDRFVEIWNLVFMQFERHPDGSLTELPRKSIDTGAGLERLLAVLQGVGSIFETDVIAPVVTEAARVTGQVPGASEAADVALRILADHARAITFLISDGVFPSNDGRGYVLRRVIRRAVLRAHQLGVTSPVTPALCAAVVATMAGAYPKLARDASLVETVVAHEEEAFRRTLRSGTALIEQELATGGEKVRGEVAFRLHDTYGFPIDLTRELARARGMEVDEAGFAAEMAAQRGRAREAARSGAPEDEDRWRWQEVLATFGATRFVGYERTEQRARVLALRERADASSFANVDGERVPPGRRLVDVVLDTTPFYAEGGGQVGDTGVIEGPNGRLRVLDTTQAIEGLTRHTGYLEAGELHEGAEVVATVDVGRRDAIRRNHTATHLLHAALRRELGEHAKQQGSLVAPDRLRFDFSHFAPLRDEEVVRVEDFVNAAVLTDAPVRTFETSRAEAEERGAIAFFGEKYGDVVRVVQADDVSIELCGGTHVSALGMIGPFKILSESSIGANTRRIEAVTGERALAEARRVESLLGQAAAALRAAPAEVPAAVARLLERERALEEEVRALRAARRAAEASALARTAAAGRVVARRDDLEPSELRELALAVRNEPGIEAVALAGSPDGERAALVVAVTATSGIDAREPARAAAAVVGGGGGGSPEVATAGGRDVRGIDAALALLRERLGGG encoded by the coding sequence ATGAAGGACGCGGCGGGGCTGCGCGAGGCGTTCACGCGCTTCTTCGTCGAGCGCGGGCACGCGGCGCTGCCGGCCGCGGGGCTCATCCCGCACGACCCGTCGATCCTCTTCACGATCGCCGGGATGGTGCCCTTCAAGCCGTACTTCGAGGGCAGCGTGCCGCCGCCCGTTCCCCGGGCGACGACGATACAGCCGTGCTTCCGCACGGTCGACATCGAGCTCGTCGGCACGACGGCGCGCCACAGCACGTTCTTCGAGATGCTCGGGAACTTCAGCTTCGGCGACTACTTCAAGGAGGACGCCATCGCCTACGCCGCGCAGTTCGTCGGCGATGTGCTCGGCCTCGAGCAGGAGCGGCTGTGGGTGACGGTCCACGAGTCCGACGAGGACGCCGCGGCGATCTGGCACGACGTCGCGGGCATTCCGCTCGAGCGGATCCAGGCGATGGGCGAGGACAACTTCTGGCGCATGGGCGAGACCGGGCCGTGCGGCCCGTGCTCGGAGATCTACTTCGACAAGGGCGAGGCCTTCGGGGAGGGGGGCGGCCCCGCCAAGGGTGGACCGGACCGCTTCGTCGAGATCTGGAACCTCGTCTTCATGCAGTTCGAGCGCCATCCCGACGGGTCGCTCACCGAGCTGCCGAGGAAGAGCATCGACACGGGCGCGGGCCTGGAGCGCCTGCTGGCCGTGCTCCAGGGGGTCGGGTCCATCTTCGAGACCGACGTCATCGCGCCGGTCGTCACCGAGGCGGCGCGGGTCACCGGCCAGGTCCCCGGGGCGAGCGAGGCCGCCGACGTGGCGCTGCGCATCCTCGCCGACCACGCCCGCGCGATCACCTTCCTCATCTCCGACGGCGTGTTCCCGTCGAACGACGGGCGCGGCTACGTGCTGCGCCGGGTCATCCGTCGGGCGGTGCTGCGCGCCCACCAGCTCGGCGTCACGTCGCCCGTGACGCCCGCGCTGTGCGCGGCGGTCGTCGCGACGATGGCGGGGGCCTACCCCAAGCTGGCGCGGGACGCCTCGCTCGTCGAGACCGTCGTCGCCCACGAGGAGGAGGCCTTCCGGCGGACCCTGCGCTCGGGGACGGCGCTCATCGAGCAGGAGCTGGCCACCGGGGGCGAGAAGGTGCGCGGCGAGGTCGCCTTCCGTCTGCACGACACCTACGGGTTCCCGATCGATCTCACGCGCGAGCTGGCGCGAGCGCGGGGCATGGAGGTCGACGAGGCGGGCTTCGCGGCGGAGATGGCCGCCCAGCGGGGCCGAGCGCGCGAGGCCGCTCGCTCCGGGGCCCCCGAGGACGAGGACCGCTGGCGCTGGCAGGAGGTGCTCGCCACCTTCGGCGCCACCCGGTTCGTCGGCTACGAGCGGACCGAGCAGCGTGCGCGGGTGCTGGCGCTGCGCGAGCGGGCGGACGCGTCGAGCTTCGCGAACGTCGACGGGGAGCGGGTTCCGCCGGGCAGGCGCCTGGTCGACGTGGTCCTCGACACGACCCCCTTCTACGCGGAGGGCGGCGGGCAGGTCGGCGACACCGGGGTGATCGAGGGCCCGAACGGGCGTCTGCGGGTGCTCGACACGACCCAGGCGATCGAGGGCCTCACCCGCCACACGGGCTACCTGGAGGCGGGCGAGCTGCACGAGGGCGCGGAGGTCGTCGCGACCGTCGACGTCGGCCGTCGCGACGCCATCCGGCGCAACCACACCGCGACGCACCTGCTGCACGCCGCGCTCCGCCGGGAGCTCGGGGAGCACGCGAAGCAGCAGGGATCGCTCGTCGCCCCGGACCGGCTGCGCTTCGACTTCAGCCACTTCGCCCCGCTTCGCGACGAGGAGGTCGTGCGGGTCGAGGACTTCGTCAACGCCGCGGTCCTCACGGATGCGCCGGTGCGCACCTTCGAGACGTCGCGCGCCGAGGCGGAGGAGCGGGGCGCGATCGCGTTCTTCGGCGAGAAGTACGGGGACGTGGTGCGCGTCGTCCAGGCCGACGACGTGTCGATCGAGCTGTGCGGCGGGACCCACGTCTCGGCCCTCGGGATGATCGGGCCGTTCAAGATCCTCTCGGAGAGCTCGATCGGGGCGAACACGCGGCGCATCGAGGCGGTGACCGGCGAGCGCGCGCTCGCCGAGGCCCGACGCGTCGAGTCCCTGCTCGGGCAGGCGGCCGCCGCGCTGCGGGCGGCCCCGGCCGAGGTGCCCGCCGCGGTCGCCCGGCTCCTCGAGCGGGAGCGGGCGCTCGAGGAGGAGGTGCGGGCACTGCGGGCGGCGCGGCGCGCCGCCGAGGCGAGCGCACTCGCGCGCACCGCCGCCGCGGGCCGGGTCGTGGCGCGTCGCGACGACCTCGAGCCGAGCGAGCTTCGCGAGCTCGCCCTCGCCGTTCGCAACGAGCCGGGCATCGAGGCGGTCGCGCTCGCCGGCTCGCCCGACGGCGAGCGCGCCGCGCTCGTCGTCGCGGTGACGGCCACGAGCGGCATCGACGCGCGCGAGCCGGCCCGAGCGGCCGCGGCGGTGGTCGGCGGGGGCGGCGGCGGCTCGCCCGAGGTCGCCACGGCCGGTGGTCGTGACGTGCGGGGCATCGACGCCGCGCTGGCGCTGCTCCGGGAGCGCCTCGGGGGGGGCTGA
- the ruvX gene encoding Holliday junction resolvase RuvX yields MHAPEREAARPGRVLALDLGTRRIGVAVSDAARRLALPRGVLERCGDVGEDHRRIAGLVDELEAGLVVVGLPLGLDGREGPAARAVRAELDALAAALAVPVVPLDERLSTREATRRTVEARAAVRGEVVGRRSGGRRRRSPGARRPVDALAAAVVLQRFLDAGGPAA; encoded by the coding sequence GTGCACGCGCCGGAGCGGGAAGCGGCTCGGCCCGGGCGCGTCCTGGCGCTCGACCTCGGCACCCGTCGCATCGGCGTCGCCGTCTCGGACGCGGCGCGCCGCCTGGCGCTGCCGCGAGGCGTGCTCGAGCGCTGCGGCGACGTCGGCGAGGACCACCGGCGGATCGCCGGTCTCGTCGACGAGCTCGAGGCGGGGCTCGTCGTCGTCGGTCTCCCCCTCGGTCTCGACGGCCGGGAGGGCCCGGCGGCGCGCGCGGTGCGGGCCGAGCTCGACGCGCTCGCCGCCGCGCTCGCCGTGCCGGTCGTGCCGCTCGACGAGCGCCTGAGCACGCGCGAGGCGACGCGCCGGACCGTCGAGGCGCGCGCCGCCGTGCGGGGCGAGGTGGTGGGGAGGCGCTCGGGCGGTCGCCGTCGGCGGTCGCCCGGGGCGCGCCGGCCGGTCGACGCGCTCGCCGCCGCGGTCGTGCTCCAGCGCTTCCTCGACGCCGGAGGTCCGGCAGCGTGA
- the aroE gene encoding shikimate dehydrogenase, whose product MRREGPVRARGAPGASTRVAAVIGDPIAHSLSPALHNGAYAALGLDWTFVAFTVAARDVAEVVRGARASGFGGLAVTMPDKDAAARAADQVSPTVERLGAANTIVFRSGVAIAESTDGEGLLADLAAAWGFRPEGARCAVLGAGGAARAAVLALADAGARQVVVVNRSRERAEAAAALAGPAGSVAPPEALAEVDLVVKATPLGMHAAGGANEAASLGRRLAPGQLALELVYDPPTTPFLEAARAAGATARNGLGMLVHQAARQFELFTGEEAPVRAMWEAIGGER is encoded by the coding sequence GTGAGGCGCGAGGGCCCGGTGCGCGCCCGCGGCGCGCCGGGGGCGTCGACTCGGGTCGCCGCCGTGATCGGTGACCCCATCGCGCACTCGCTCTCGCCCGCGCTGCACAACGGCGCCTACGCGGCGCTCGGCCTCGACTGGACCTTCGTCGCCTTCACCGTGGCCGCCCGCGACGTCGCCGAGGTCGTCCGAGGAGCGCGTGCCAGCGGGTTCGGCGGGCTCGCGGTGACGATGCCGGACAAGGACGCCGCGGCGCGCGCCGCCGACCAGGTGAGCCCCACGGTCGAGCGCCTCGGCGCTGCCAACACCATCGTGTTCCGCTCGGGCGTCGCCATCGCCGAGAGCACCGACGGGGAGGGGCTCCTCGCCGACCTGGCCGCGGCGTGGGGGTTCCGCCCCGAAGGCGCCCGGTGCGCGGTGCTCGGGGCCGGGGGAGCCGCACGCGCCGCGGTGCTCGCGCTGGCCGACGCAGGGGCGCGCCAGGTGGTCGTCGTGAACCGCAGCCGCGAGCGGGCCGAGGCCGCGGCAGCCCTCGCCGGCCCGGCCGGCAGCGTCGCGCCGCCCGAGGCGCTCGCCGAGGTCGACCTCGTCGTGAAGGCGACGCCGCTCGGGATGCACGCGGCCGGCGGCGCGAACGAGGCCGCGTCGCTCGGGCGGCGCCTCGCCCCGGGCCAGCTCGCGCTCGAGCTCGTGTACGACCCGCCGACGACGCCCTTCCTCGAGGCGGCACGCGCCGCCGGGGCGACGGCGCGCAACGGCCTCGGCATGCTCGTGCACCAGGCGGCCCGGCAGTTCGAGCTCTTCACCGGCGAGGAGGCGCCCGTCCGAGCGATGTGGGAGGCGATCGGCGGCGAGCGCTGA
- a CDS encoding mechanosensitive ion channel domain-containing protein, producing the protein MGAPTASTGYIEELLRAFGVPEASAHHVQDLLLRPVTVLLFLGATILASHLGARLIRRGLARVRDRTARGRDPSQASRVDTVRRILANAWRVAVWVVGGISILSVLGVNLAPFLAGATVIGATIGFGAQSLVRDFLSGFLLLVEDQYRIGDVIAVGDLSGVVDEVSLRVTRLHAEDGTIWYVPNGEIRKLGNSSRSFGRALVRATISPQAPVSGAIALIERAAAEALARPEVSARALSGARVLGVSDLSAAGIAIDVEVRTAPLAAEEVARPLRAAITEALAAAGMLATP; encoded by the coding sequence GTGGGGGCGCCGACGGCTTCGACCGGCTACATCGAGGAGCTCCTGCGCGCCTTCGGCGTACCGGAGGCGAGCGCGCACCACGTCCAGGACCTGCTGCTGCGGCCGGTCACGGTCCTCCTCTTCCTCGGCGCCACGATCCTCGCCTCCCACCTCGGGGCACGCCTCATCCGCCGCGGCCTCGCGCGCGTGCGCGACCGCACGGCGCGCGGGCGCGATCCGTCCCAGGCCAGCCGCGTCGACACCGTGCGGCGCATCCTCGCGAACGCCTGGCGCGTCGCGGTGTGGGTCGTCGGCGGCATCTCGATCCTCTCCGTGCTCGGCGTCAACCTCGCCCCGTTCCTCGCGGGCGCGACGGTGATCGGCGCGACGATCGGCTTCGGCGCCCAGTCGCTCGTGCGCGACTTCCTCTCGGGCTTCCTCCTCCTCGTCGAGGACCAGTACCGCATCGGCGACGTCATCGCCGTCGGCGACCTGAGCGGCGTCGTGGACGAGGTCTCGCTTCGCGTCACGCGCCTGCACGCCGAGGACGGCACGATCTGGTACGTTCCGAACGGCGAGATCCGCAAGCTCGGGAACAGCTCCCGCAGCTTCGGGCGCGCCCTCGTGCGGGCCACCATCTCGCCGCAGGCTCCCGTGTCGGGCGCGATCGCGCTCATCGAGCGCGCCGCGGCGGAGGCGCTCGCCCGCCCGGAGGTCTCGGCGCGCGCGCTGTCGGGCGCGCGAGTCCTCGGGGTCTCGGACCTCTCGGCGGCCGGGATCGCGATCGACGTCGAGGTGCGCACCGCGCCGCTCGCCGCGGAGGAGGTGGCCCGGCCACTGCGGGCGGCGATCACCGAAGCCCTCGCCGCGGCAGGGATGCTGGCTACCCCCTGA
- the rodA gene encoding rod shape-determining protein RodA, which yields MAVHLLERGSRIRSRREQGGLVATLRHVDVVLVASTLVLTLVGLVMVYSATRGIYPADPTYFLKRQIVYAALGVVVMAVCMFVDYRRLEEWGYVVYGLVVASLLAVLAVGRHVSAGTGVASADSAQRWIGFGPLHLQPSEFGVLAVVVATAVYVDRHGGQLGPKQLAALFGLALVPMLLVYKQPDLGTTIVTVVVFYVLLVFAGVRGRYLVGIAALGVAAVAAILGLHLLHGYQLQRLESFLHPNQDLGSSGYELIQAKTAIGAGGLRGAGLFNGQVTNLGFVPVQYADFIFSAIGEQLGFVGSAAVLGLFAVMVLRIFRATQKARDTVGRLLCAGCLAFVVFSVFQNVGMNVGIMPITGIPLPFISYGGSALLAFFAAVGLVANVEIRRHLMR from the coding sequence GTGGCGGTCCACCTGCTCGAGCGCGGGAGCCGCATCCGCTCCCGGCGCGAGCAGGGAGGCCTCGTCGCGACGCTGCGCCACGTCGACGTCGTCCTCGTGGCCTCGACCCTCGTGCTCACCCTCGTCGGCCTCGTCATGGTCTACTCGGCGACCCGGGGGATCTACCCGGCGGACCCCACCTACTTCCTCAAGCGCCAGATCGTCTACGCGGCGCTCGGCGTCGTCGTCATGGCGGTGTGCATGTTCGTCGACTACCGCCGGCTCGAGGAGTGGGGCTACGTCGTCTACGGCCTCGTCGTCGCGTCCCTCCTCGCCGTGCTCGCCGTCGGGCGGCACGTCTCGGCCGGCACGGGCGTGGCGAGCGCGGACTCCGCCCAACGCTGGATCGGCTTCGGCCCGCTCCACCTCCAGCCCTCGGAGTTCGGCGTCCTCGCCGTCGTCGTCGCTACCGCCGTCTACGTGGACCGCCACGGCGGCCAGCTCGGGCCGAAGCAGCTGGCGGCGCTCTTCGGGCTCGCGCTCGTCCCGATGCTCCTCGTCTACAAGCAGCCCGACCTCGGCACGACCATCGTCACGGTCGTCGTCTTCTACGTCCTCCTCGTGTTCGCCGGTGTCCGCGGGCGCTACCTCGTGGGCATCGCGGCGCTCGGCGTCGCGGCCGTCGCGGCGATCCTCGGACTGCACCTCCTCCACGGGTACCAGCTGCAGCGGCTCGAGAGCTTCCTCCACCCCAACCAGGACCTCGGGTCCTCCGGCTACGAGCTCATCCAGGCGAAGACGGCGATCGGCGCCGGCGGGCTGCGCGGGGCGGGGCTGTTCAACGGCCAGGTGACGAACCTCGGCTTCGTGCCCGTCCAGTACGCCGACTTCATCTTCTCCGCGATCGGCGAGCAGCTCGGCTTCGTCGGGTCTGCGGCGGTCCTCGGCCTGTTCGCCGTGATGGTGCTGCGGATCTTCCGGGCCACCCAGAAGGCACGCGACACGGTCGGCCGCCTCCTGTGCGCCGGCTGCCTCGCCTTCGTCGTCTTCTCCGTGTTCCAGAACGTCGGCATGAACGTCGGCATCATGCCGATCACGGGCATCCCGCTCCCCTTCATCTCCTACGGCGGCTCGGCCCTCCTCGCGTTCTTCGCCGCCGTCGGCCTCGTGGCGAACGTCGAGATCCGCCGCCACCTGATGCGGTGA